In the genome of bacterium, the window CCCACCAAATGGAGCTATCAATTTATTTGTACCTGTTACAAGGATTAGGTTTTCCTCCACCGGAGCATGGCTTTTTTGTGAACATCCAAGCGACTATGCTACAATCCATTGGAATACGATCCATCAGGAGTGATGCAATGTCGCGCAAGAAATCCGATGACTATCTATGGCTGGCAATGAACAAGCCGGCAGAAGCAACCACGACACGCAAGGAAGATTGGGGGCGGCGCACTGTGTATGATTTGTTGCCCAAGGGTATCCCGCGTGTGGAAGCGGTCGGGCGTTTGGACCGCGCCAGCACCGGTTTGTTGCTTTTTACCAATGATTTTAAAAGTGCGCAGGAACTGTTGGATCCTGAGAACGCAATTTCGCGCGTTTATCAGGTGGTGACGGACAAACCACTGCCGCAAGAGGCGCTGACAACTTTGTCAGAGGGCTTGGTTTTAAAGGGAGGGACAGTCTGTTTGCCGGTGAAGGTCCGGAAAAGCAACACTCCTGCTTCAGGCCGGTCCTACCTTTTTACACTGCGCGAAGGAAAATACCGCGAAGTAAGACGTTTGGTCATGCATTTCGGGCGTAAAGTCCGGGGGCTGCATCGTCTCTCTTTTGGTCCGGTTTTATTGGATCAGATTAAATCCGGTCAGGTCAGGCCGCTGGCCCTTTGGGAGGTCAGTCGACTCCTTAAAATGGCACGATAAAAATCTGCGGGCTTAATATGCATTATATATATATATAATTTGGCCGCTCATATCCATACTTGATGCCCCGACCGGAAGTGTTATTATTTTTGGGACGCTGTGCAGCCCAGCGTGTTCGCGCCGGCACGATAATCACATCTTTTACCCTTGACGATGATTCTTTTCTTAGTGTATCATTCCCCTCTAATTTGAAGCCTTGGTTGGCGCCGGCGAAGCAAAAAGCGCATGTTTTTACCGGGGATTTATTTTTGGGCGGATAACTCAGTTGGTTAGAGTGCCACCTTCACATGGTGGAAGTCGAAGGTTCGAGTCCTTTTTCGCCTACCAATTACGATAACGGCATTTTTTCCGTTTTTGAATATTATTTCAAATAAGTTACAGTTATTTTCCGAAGTTTCATCTGCGGAAATAACAGGAGCGTGTCGCAATGGACCGTATCAAAGGAGGCGTCCTCATGGACGAAACGATGTCAGAAAGTACTCAGACGATAAAAATCCAGCTCCACGCCTTGATGCAATTGCAGGAGGTGGATGATAAGCTCAATCAACGCCGCGCCCAGATCAAAGCCATTGATGTCAAAATCAAGGATGAAGATAAAACCCTGACCCATCAGAGTTTCTTGTTGGATGAACGCAAGCAGGAAATTGAAACAATCACGAAAGACCGGCGTGAAGCTGAAGTGACGGTGAAACAAAAACAGGAAGAATCCCAAAAATTGGGTGGTCAGCTGTTTGATGTGAAAACCAATGAAGCCTATAGTACGTTGCAAAAAGAAATTTCTCAGAAAAAACAGGATGCCGGGCTTTTAGAGGAGCGCATCATTGAAATGATGGTGGCTGAAGATGAGATGAAACTTAAGCTGAAAGAAGCGGAGGAGGCCCTCAAAGAGGGCGAAGAGCAGGTGGCTGCCAAACAGGCTGAACAGCATAAGGGGATTAAGGACTTGGAAAGTGAAATCGAATCATTTAAAACACAATGGGAATCCGTTGCGACAAAAGTCCAACCCGATTACCTGGATCTTTATAAGCGGTTGCTTAAAAATAAAGCGGGCAGCGCCATGGCAAAAATTGAAAATGATATTTGCACCGGTTGCCGCCTTGCCATCCGTCCGCAAGCAAGCATTGAATTGAGAAAATACCGCTCTTTACTTTTTTGCGACAATTGCGCACGCATTCTTTACGTGGATTAATGACAACCCGTCAGACCGCAAACTCACCGATTATCCAAGACGCCCGACGTGTGCTTAAAATCGAGGCCAAAGCTGTCGCCAACCTTGTCAATCAGATCGGTGTCGAATTCGAACAAGCTATTGAAAAAATATTTTCCTGCCAAGGACGCGTGGTGGTATGCGGGTTGGGAAAATCAGGCGTGATCGGCCAAAAAATTGCCGCCACCCTGGCCTCGACCGGAACGCCGTCCATTTTCATGCATGCCTCGGAAGCGATCCATGGAGATCTCGGGATGTTGGTTTCCCATGATGTTGTTATCGGTATTTCCAATTCCGGCGAAACCGGGGAGCTGGTGCGTCTCATACCCTATATGAAGCGCCTGGGTATTTTTTTAATTGCCATGACCGGTAACTTACAGAGTTCTTTGGCGAGGAATGCTGATGTGACCCTCAATGTCAATGTCAAAGAGGAAGCCTGTCCGCATGGATTGGCTCCGACCGCCAGCACGACTGCGGTCCTTGCCATGGGGGATGCGTTGGCGGTAACCCTCATGAACCGTCGTGGTTTTAAACCGGATGATTTTTCCAGGCTTCATCCGGGCGGGGAGTTGGGCAAACGCTTCATCAAAATCCGCGATATTATGCATAAGGGCAACGCTATTCCGAAGGTTGCACGCCAGGCCGGCCTGGAAAGCGCAGTTTATGAAATGACCCGGAAACGATTTGGCTGTGTCGGCGTGGTGGATAATAAAGGGAAACTTGTCGGGATTTTTACAGATGGTGACCTGCGTCGCTTGGTGGGTAAGGATACGTCGCTTACTAAATATAAAGCCGGTCAAGTCATGACGGCTCGGCCGATTGTTCTGCGCGAGGATGAACTTGCAATCAAAGCGGTACGTGTTATGCAGGATAAACGGATTTTTGTTTTAATGGTTGTGAATACCCAAAAACAGTTGATTGGTGTCGTGCATTTTCTTGATTTGTTTGATGCCGGGGTAGTCTGATGCTGACCCGGGCCGCATTGACAGCACGTTTGAAGACGATCCGGTTTTTGGTCGCGGATGTCGATGGTGTTTTGACGGATGGCGGTATTGTGATTGATAATTTAGGTCACGAGAGTAAGTGTTTCGCTGTTACGGATGGGTTGGGTCTGGCATTGGCACGCTTGGGAGGTCTCCAGACCGCATTTCTTTCTGCGCGGGAGAGCAAGGTTGTCACCCTGCGTGCGCAGGAATGCGGGGTTTCTTTTGTCATGCAGGGAAAAAAGCAAAAAGGTACGGCGTTTGATGCTTTGTGTCTTCAGGCCGGAGTGAAACCTGCTGCGGTGTTATACATGGGGGATGATTTGCTGGATATGCCTGTTTTTGAAAAAGCCGGACTTGCGATTGCAGTCGCCAATGCGGCCCCGGAAGTCAAGGCGGCGGCACATTTTATTACAAAAAGGCAGGGCGGTCAGGGCGCGGTCCGTGAGGTCGTGGAACGCCTGTTAAAAGCCCAGGGTATTTGGCCGCGTGTTTTGGAACAACTGTTGAGACGTGATGCGGCAAAAAATTAAAAATACCCTTATCTATTTATTTTTGCGGGGGATGATTTTCGTGGTGGCACTTATCCCCCATCCCTTGGCCAAAGCAATCGGCCGGTTTTTAGGCGCACGTTTTTACGACTGGGTCCCCAAGGAACGCAATCGGGCTTTGCAGAATTTCGAACAGGCTTATCCGGATATGACCACTGCGGTCCGGTCCGGCTTGGTTAGAGATGTTTTCGTGAACCTGGGACAAAATGCCCTGGAATTGTTTGAAATGCTCTCTTACACCACGGCCAGGATTATCCGGCTGGTGGAAGGGGTGGAGGGTGCGGAACATATGCAAAGCGCGCTGGCCAAAGGTAAAGGTGTTTTGTGTCTGACCGGTCATCTGGGCAATTGGGAAATTTTACCGGTTTATATGTATCATATGGGATGGCCGGCCGCAGTGGTTGCGCAGGTGCTGTATGATCAGCGGTTGGATACACTTTTAAATGAATTTCGCGGAAAACATAACGTCCAGGTCATCAAACGCAGCAAAGTAACCAGTGAAATTATCCGTAGTCTGCGGCGCAATATGTTGCTGGGAATTTTAAATGATCAGGATACAGGCGTGGATTCCCGCTTTGCACCTTTTTACGGCAAACCGGCAAAAACACCGGTAGGCATATTTCGTCTGGCCAGGAAAATCGGGACGCCGGTCGTGCCGGTTTTTATCACACGCCAAGCCAATGGCCGGCATAAAATTTACATCGAACCGGCGTTGGATTTTCAAGTGAGTGATAATGAAGAAAAAGATTTGCAAGCCTGTGCACTTGCCGGGAATCTGGCAATTGAAAAATATGTCCGGCTTTTCCCGGAACAATGGGTTTGGTTTCATAGGCGGTGGAAAAGCCGTCCGGAAGGTGAGGCGGATGCCTGATCAGCAGAAGTGGTTTGTATCTGTAGCGGGATGTTGCATGCTATGTATGCTCTGTATTTTTGCCGGTTGCCGTCAGGCACCTCCGGCTGTGCGTTTGGCTGCCATTACAGGACACGATGAACCAACCATGCTCTTTGAAGGTTTTCGTATGGTCTCGACGAAGCTGCAAACAATTGAATGGGAGTTTGTGGCCCGGTCCGCCCAAATATTTGAAAAAATTAACTTGGCCAAAGCACAGGATGTCAAGGTGGTCTATTGGCGGCAAGAAAAGATTATGTCCACTTTGACTGCTGAGCGTGGCGTCATTGAGACCGGGACGAATAATATGCGGGCTGAAAAAAATGTTGTCATGGTTTCTCATGAAGGTATCCGTCTGTATACGGACCAATTATACTGGGACCATGAACATGAGAAAATTTATACGGATTTGCCGGTTAGGGTTGTGCGTGAAACCAGCGTTTTAACCGGTGTTGGTCTTCGCTCAGACAGCGAGCTCAAGCATATTGAGGTGCTTTCCGATGTGAATATTCAAATCGAATCAGTCAAAGATCTGGAGAATGCTGTGAAAGAAAAAAATACCGGGGAGTAAGCATGCGTATTAATCGTTTTTTACCCATAATTACCATCTGTTTATTGATGTCGGCCTGCGCGACCCAGCAGATCGTTGAGCTGACCAAAGATACCAAAGTTCAAATTCCCCGGAAAAAAAGCCAGGAAAAGAAGGTTGTCCAGGCGAAACAGGAACGGTTACAGGAACCGAATCTGGATCAGCCTGCCCGGATTACTTCCGACCGCATGCAATATCGTGAGCAAGGCCGGGTGACGGTTTTTAAGGGCAAGGTATGCGTGAATCAGGTGGATGCCTGGCTTTTTTCACCCTATTTGGAAGTGCGGTCTGAAAAGGGAATGGCGTATGCCCGTCAAGGTGTCCGGTTAATTGATCACGGCCGCGGGGTGACGGCAACCGCCCGGGAAATGGACTACAACCGTGATATGACCCATGTGATATTGCGCGATACAGTTGCGATTACGTCCCACGATGATGCGGGTGAAACCTTGAAAATGTATTGTGACCGTATGCGCTGGAATGAAAACCAGGACGCTGCTGTCGCGGACGGGCATGTGATTGTTCATTACAAGGATACGACAGCGACCGCCCATACGATGACCTATCACCGTCTGAAAAAGATGATGGTTTTGTCCGGTGAAAAAGCCAAACAAGCAAGACATCCCCGGGTTTTGCAGGGGACCAACACAATTACCGGTGAACTCATTACCATGCATATCAAGGATCGTGTGTATGAGGTGGAAGGGTCGGCCAAGGCCATTGTGCTTCCCGAATCCGCGCAGGCGAAGGTAACGGAGAGAAAACCATGACAACCAAAATAGCGGCTTTGAAGAAAGAGTTGGTAGGACCGCATGCTTTACTGACGGATAATTTGGTTAAAATATATAAGAAAAAACGGGTGGTCAATGAAGTGAATGTGGAGGTGAAGCGCGGAGAAATTGTGGGTCTGCTAGGACCCAATGGCGCAGGCAAGACCACAACATTTTATATGGTGGTCGGTATGATTCAGCCGGAGATGGGAAGGATTTTGCTTAAAAATGCGGAGAATGAAACGATTGAGATTACGGATCAACCGATGTATAAACGTGCCCGCCTGGGGATTTCATATCTCTCGCAGGAGTCGTCTGTTTTTCGGAAATTGACGGTGGAGGAAAATCTTCTGGCTATTTTAGAAACCCAGAATCTGGGCAAAGTGGAGCAGGGAAAAAGGCTCACCAAACTCCTGGAAGAATTAAATATTTCCCATCTGCGTAAACAAAAGGCGTATACCTTGTCGGGCGGCGAGCGCCGCCGCTTGGAGATTACCCGTGCGCTGGTGATTGATCCTGCGTTTATTTTGCTGGATGAGCCCTTCGTGGGGGTTGATCCGATCGCGGTTTTGGATATCCAAAACATCATCCGGCAACTGAAAAAACGCGGGATTGGGATCATGATCACGGATCACAATGTGCGCGAAACGCTTTCCATTACCGACCGGGCCTATATTTTGTACGAGGGCAAGATTCTGCTTTCCGGGTCCGCCAAAAAACTGGCGACCAGCAAAAAAGCCAAAGAAATTTATCTGGGCGAAAAATTTACACTTTAAAACTCTATCAAAATATAAAAGAAAAAGCATAGCCACAGATTGCACAGATGCACACAGATTATAAAAACA includes:
- a CDS encoding pseudouridine synthase, translating into MSRKKSDDYLWLAMNKPAEATTTRKEDWGRRTVYDLLPKGIPRVEAVGRLDRASTGLLLFTNDFKSAQELLDPENAISRVYQVVTDKPLPQEALTTLSEGLVLKGGTVCLPVKVRKSNTPASGRSYLFTLREGKYREVRRLVMHFGRKVRGLHRLSFGPVLLDQIKSGQVRPLALWEVSRLLKMAR
- a CDS encoding KpsF/GutQ family sugar-phosphate isomerase yields the protein MTTRQTANSPIIQDARRVLKIEAKAVANLVNQIGVEFEQAIEKIFSCQGRVVVCGLGKSGVIGQKIAATLASTGTPSIFMHASEAIHGDLGMLVSHDVVIGISNSGETGELVRLIPYMKRLGIFLIAMTGNLQSSLARNADVTLNVNVKEEACPHGLAPTASTTAVLAMGDALAVTLMNRRGFKPDDFSRLHPGGELGKRFIKIRDIMHKGNAIPKVARQAGLESAVYEMTRKRFGCVGVVDNKGKLVGIFTDGDLRRLVGKDTSLTKYKAGQVMTARPIVLREDELAIKAVRVMQDKRIFVLMVVNTQKQLIGVVHFLDLFDAGVV
- a CDS encoding HAD hydrolase family protein; translation: MLTRAALTARLKTIRFLVADVDGVLTDGGIVIDNLGHESKCFAVTDGLGLALARLGGLQTAFLSARESKVVTLRAQECGVSFVMQGKKQKGTAFDALCLQAGVKPAAVLYMGDDLLDMPVFEKAGLAIAVANAAPEVKAAAHFITKRQGGQGAVREVVERLLKAQGIWPRVLEQLLRRDAAKN
- a CDS encoding lysophospholipid acyltransferase family protein, producing the protein MVALIPHPLAKAIGRFLGARFYDWVPKERNRALQNFEQAYPDMTTAVRSGLVRDVFVNLGQNALELFEMLSYTTARIIRLVEGVEGAEHMQSALAKGKGVLCLTGHLGNWEILPVYMYHMGWPAAVVAQVLYDQRLDTLLNEFRGKHNVQVIKRSKVTSEIIRSLRRNMLLGILNDQDTGVDSRFAPFYGKPAKTPVGIFRLARKIGTPVVPVFITRQANGRHKIYIEPALDFQVSDNEEKDLQACALAGNLAIEKYVRLFPEQWVWFHRRWKSRPEGEADA
- the lptC gene encoding LPS export ABC transporter periplasmic protein LptC, which translates into the protein MLCMLCIFAGCRQAPPAVRLAAITGHDEPTMLFEGFRMVSTKLQTIEWEFVARSAQIFEKINLAKAQDVKVVYWRQEKIMSTLTAERGVIETGTNNMRAEKNVVMVSHEGIRLYTDQLYWDHEHEKIYTDLPVRVVRETSVLTGVGLRSDSELKHIEVLSDVNIQIESVKDLENAVKEKNTGE
- the lptC gene encoding LPS export ABC transporter periplasmic protein LptC; translation: MRINRFLPIITICLLMSACATQQIVELTKDTKVQIPRKKSQEKKVVQAKQERLQEPNLDQPARITSDRMQYREQGRVTVFKGKVCVNQVDAWLFSPYLEVRSEKGMAYARQGVRLIDHGRGVTATAREMDYNRDMTHVILRDTVAITSHDDAGETLKMYCDRMRWNENQDAAVADGHVIVHYKDTTATAHTMTYHRLKKMMVLSGEKAKQARHPRVLQGTNTITGELITMHIKDRVYEVEGSAKAIVLPESAQAKVTERKP
- the lptB gene encoding LPS export ABC transporter ATP-binding protein, which gives rise to MTTKIAALKKELVGPHALLTDNLVKIYKKKRVVNEVNVEVKRGEIVGLLGPNGAGKTTTFYMVVGMIQPEMGRILLKNAENETIEITDQPMYKRARLGISYLSQESSVFRKLTVEENLLAILETQNLGKVEQGKRLTKLLEELNISHLRKQKAYTLSGGERRRLEITRALVIDPAFILLDEPFVGVDPIAVLDIQNIIRQLKKRGIGIMITDHNVRETLSITDRAYILYEGKILLSGSAKKLATSKKAKEIYLGEKFTL